Proteins encoded together in one Candidatus Bathyarchaeota archaeon window:
- a CDS encoding RNA-protein complex protein Nop10 codes for MVWLLRKCEKCIRYTLNTEECSHCGGKVHIPHPAKFSPNDKYAKYRIALKRKDHTHENNDQRYIQNKPQEPCPH; via the coding sequence ATGGTTTGGCTTCTGAGAAAATGCGAAAAATGCATTCGCTACACCTTAAACACGGAAGAATGCTCTCACTGTGGTGGCAAAGTCCACATTCCCCACCCCGCAAAATTCTCTCCAAACGACAAATACGCCAAATACCGCATAGCCCTGAAAAGGAAGGATCACACGCATGAAAACAATGATCAAAGATATATCCAAAATAAACCCCAAGAACCCTGTCCTCATTGA
- a CDS encoding translation initiation factor IF-2 subunit alpha — translation MSIIRKPEWPERGELVLATVKKVMDYGAYVALEEYGNKEGLLHRSEISTSWVRNIRHHVREGQKLVLKVLRVDPDKKHIDLSRKRVNKRERIDKIYTFKHDRKAETFLRITAEKLNKPLEEITEKAVVPMEEIYGDVYTALEDASRQGSEPLIKIGVPLNIAQTLAELAKEKIRPPLVEINGVLQLTSTKSDGVNIIKKALHSAQKTPTPNTARIHIYTIAAPKYRLKIEAENYKEAETIIQKASEAAIKTISKAGGEGSFKREK, via the coding sequence ATGTCCATAATCCGAAAACCCGAATGGCCAGAAAGAGGCGAACTCGTCCTCGCCACAGTCAAAAAGGTCATGGACTATGGTGCTTACGTCGCCCTCGAGGAATATGGCAACAAGGAAGGACTCCTGCATCGAAGCGAAATCAGCACAAGTTGGGTTCGTAACATCCGCCACCATGTCCGTGAAGGCCAAAAACTCGTTCTCAAAGTCCTTCGAGTTGATCCGGATAAGAAGCACATAGACCTTTCTCGTAAACGTGTCAACAAACGTGAACGCATAGATAAAATCTACACTTTCAAACACGATCGCAAAGCCGAAACTTTCCTACGCATTACGGCTGAAAAACTCAACAAACCTCTTGAGGAGATTACAGAAAAAGCAGTCGTCCCCATGGAAGAAATCTACGGTGATGTCTACACGGCTCTCGAAGATGCAAGTCGTCAAGGCTCTGAACCATTAATAAAAATTGGCGTTCCCCTCAATATCGCCCAGACTTTAGCTGAACTGGCGAAAGAAAAAATACGCCCTCCACTAGTCGAAATTAATGGAGTTCTCCAACTCACCAGTACAAAATCTGATGGCGTCAACATAATCAAAAAGGCTCTGCACTCGGCCCAAAAAACCCCGACTCCCAACACCGCGAGGATCCACATTTACACCATTGCAGCTCCAAAATACCGCCTAAAGATAGAAGCTGAAAACTACAAAGAAGCCGAGACCATAATCCAAAAAGCCTCAGAAGCAGCCATAAAAACAATCTCGAAAGCAGGTGGAGAAGGCAGCTTCAAAAGGGAAAAATAA
- a CDS encoding 30S ribosomal protein S27e → MSTDWETLIPKPKSYFIRVRCPDCGNEQLIYSNPTNTVKCNICKITLATPTGGKAKINGEITAIME, encoded by the coding sequence ATGAGCACAGATTGGGAAACCTTAATTCCTAAGCCTAAATCCTATTTCATCCGCGTTCGTTGCCCAGATTGCGGCAACGAACAACTCATCTATAGCAACCCAACTAACACCGTAAAATGTAACATATGTAAAATCACCCTTGCCACTCCAACAGGAGGCAAAGCAAAAATCAACGGTGAAATTACTGCTATAATGGAGTGA
- a CDS encoding 50S ribosomal protein L44e: MDFPKKINTYCPKCKVHTEHSVSLYKAGKRRALAVGARRHKREKHGYGGQGWPLQKKFAKTTKKQTLKFKCKKCGFIIQKKGIRLRKLTIGGQA, translated from the coding sequence ATGGATTTCCCCAAAAAAATAAACACGTACTGTCCAAAATGTAAAGTTCACACGGAACACTCAGTAAGCCTTTACAAGGCTGGAAAACGCCGCGCCCTAGCTGTCGGCGCCCGCCGCCATAAAAGAGAAAAACATGGCTACGGCGGGCAAGGATGGCCTCTCCAGAAAAAATTTGCCAAAACAACCAAAAAACAAACTCTCAAATTTAAGTGCAAAAAATGTGGCTTTATCATCCAGAAAAAGGGCATTCGCCTGAGAAAATTAACTATCGGAGGCCAAGCCTAG